The DNA region CCGCTAGCGTTCGCGCGTGAACCAGACTTCGACCCCAGGTCGCGCCACCGGCTCGCCTCGACGCACCGCCGTGCTCGGACTCGCTGCGACCGCTGTCATCGGTACGCTCGGCATCCTGCCGACCGCGCCCGCCCAGGCCGGCCCGCCGGAGGTGAAGGACCGGATCGTCGCGTGCTACGACCGGAAGACCAAGGCGCTGCGCTTCCTCACCGAGCGCCGGCAAGGCACCGACGACCCGCTGCTGCGCTGCCGGCGCGGGGAGCGCAGGATCGCTTGGTTCACGACCGGACCGCAGGGCGCGACAGGTGCGACCGGAGCGACGGGTGCGACGGGGGAGACCGGCGCGGCCGGTCCGCAGGGACCTGTCGGTGCCGCTGGGCCGGTGGGGGCGACCGGCGCGACCGGTGCGACGGGAGCCACGGGGGCGACCGGGCCGATCGGCGCGCAGGGCCCGCAGGGTGTGCAGGGCGAGCAGGGGGTTGCCGGGGCGACCGGAGCGACGGGTGCGACGGGGGCGACCGGTGCCGCGGGTGTGATGGGGCCGCAGGGGCCGCAGGGCACCCAGGGGCCGATCGGAGCCACCGGAGCGACCGGTCCCACGGGCGCGGCGGGCGCGACCGGGGCGACCGGCTCCGTCGGCGCGGCCGGCGCCACGGGTGCGGCCGGCCCCGTGGGGGCGACCGGTCCGGCAGGCCCGCAGGGCCCGGCCGGTCCCGTCGGCGCGACCGGTCCGGCGGGGCCGACCGGCGCCACCGGGGCCACCGGTCCGGCAGGACCGGCGGGCGGGTTCACGGGCATCGCCTACCGCACGGCGACCGACTCCGGTCTGACCCATCAGACGCAGGGCGACCGGATCACGGCCTCCTGCGCTCCCGGGGAGGTCGCGATCGGAGGCGGCCAGAACGGCGCCCACCCGGAGGGCGCCGACGTGTGGTGGTACGACTCCTACCCGAGTGACGCGGCCGGAGCCCCCGACACCACCGAACCCACCTCCTGGACGTCCTGGTGGTGGACCAGCAACCCGAACGCATCGGCCACCGTCTACGTCATCTGCGCCCCCACCGGCTGAGGCTCCCCGCTCCGCACGGTCGTCCGTAGGGTGGCCGGGTGAGCTCCACGGTCCTCTGGTTCCGCCGCGACCTTCGGCTCCGCGACCACCCCGCGCTGCACGCGGCGGCGGACGCGGCCGACCGGGTCGTCGGCTTGTTCGTGCTGGACCCGGCGCTGTGGGAGGGTGCCGGCCCCGCCCGCCGCGCGTGGCTGGCCGCCTGCCTGGAGGCCTTGGACGAGTCCATGGGCGGCCGCCTGGTCCTCCGGTACGGCGACCCGGCGCGCGAGGTCCCCGCGGTCGCCGGCGCCGTGGGGGCCGCCGAGGTGCACGTGTCCGGCGAGTGCACGCCGTACGGGATGCGGCGGGACCGGAGGGTCGCCGAGGCCCTCGGTGAGGTCAGCCTGGTGCCGACGGGCACGCCGTACGCGGTGGAC from Nocardioides sambongensis includes:
- a CDS encoding collagen-like domain-containing protein; its protein translation is MNQTSTPGRATGSPRRTAVLGLAATAVIGTLGILPTAPAQAGPPEVKDRIVACYDRKTKALRFLTERRQGTDDPLLRCRRGERRIAWFTTGPQGATGATGATGATGETGAAGPQGPVGAAGPVGATGATGATGATGATGPIGAQGPQGVQGEQGVAGATGATGATGATGAAGVMGPQGPQGTQGPIGATGATGPTGAAGATGATGSVGAAGATGAAGPVGATGPAGPQGPAGPVGATGPAGPTGATGATGPAGPAGGFTGIAYRTATDSGLTHQTQGDRITASCAPGEVAIGGGQNGAHPEGADVWWYDSYPSDAAGAPDTTEPTSWTSWWWTSNPNASATVYVICAPTG